The following coding sequences are from one Paenibacillus sp. FSL R5-0912 window:
- a CDS encoding aminotransferase class V-fold PLP-dependent enzyme, whose translation MLSIRHAGAAEAPPSLQEHFAAFREHTIGNRHMITTPYGRQPLLYADWTASGRLYEPIERRMQESFGPYVSNPHTDSNTTGLTMTLAYNEARQIIRQHVNAGPGDVLLFCGNGTTGAVNKLQRLMGLRLPEWLQQNYVCPPEERPVIFVSHMEHHSNLLPWQEGIGDVVTVPSGPGGQVDLQQLEELLLRYRNRRFKIGSFTACSNVTGIQTPYHQLAALMHRHGGVCFVDFAASAPYERIDMHPVSPQEKLDAIFFSPHKFLGGPGTGGVLLFDAALSTGSVPDEPGGGTVVWVNRWGGRRYIADVEVREDGGTPGFLQAIRTALCIRLKDQMNGPGQYMVVREQELCRKLLAELAQIPGCSVLAGAQAERHGIISFTLKEIHYNLAVRLLNDRFGIQARGGCSCAGPYGHQLLGLDPADSQAFIQAILAGDQSLKPGWVRLSLHPVMTDREVEHMAFAVRSIVSRIGEWSSDYRYNPATNSWLHSGDTREPGGEIRELFSL comes from the coding sequence GTGCTGAGTATCCGTCACGCCGGTGCAGCAGAGGCGCCGCCATCATTGCAGGAGCATTTCGCGGCTTTTCGCGAGCATACCATAGGAAACCGTCATATGATTACTACCCCGTACGGCCGCCAGCCGCTGCTGTATGCCGACTGGACGGCCAGCGGTCGGCTCTACGAGCCGATCGAGCGCAGAATGCAGGAGAGCTTCGGCCCCTATGTTAGCAATCCGCATACCGATTCCAATACTACAGGGCTAACGATGACCCTGGCTTATAATGAAGCCCGGCAGATCATCCGGCAGCATGTGAATGCCGGTCCCGGAGATGTGCTGCTCTTCTGCGGCAACGGCACTACCGGAGCGGTGAACAAGCTGCAGCGGCTCATGGGCCTGAGGCTGCCGGAATGGCTGCAGCAGAACTACGTCTGCCCGCCGGAGGAACGCCCGGTTATCTTCGTCAGTCATATGGAGCATCATTCCAATCTGCTGCCCTGGCAGGAAGGCATCGGCGATGTGGTCACCGTTCCATCCGGGCCGGGCGGGCAGGTTGACCTTCAGCAGTTAGAGGAGCTGCTGCTCCGCTACCGGAACCGCCGCTTCAAAATCGGCTCTTTCACCGCCTGCTCCAATGTGACCGGCATCCAGACACCCTACCATCAGCTTGCCGCGCTCATGCACCGGCATGGCGGGGTTTGCTTTGTCGATTTTGCCGCGAGCGCACCTTATGAACGGATTGACATGCATCCCGTATCTCCTCAGGAGAAGCTGGATGCCATCTTCTTCTCTCCGCACAAATTCCTCGGCGGCCCCGGAACAGGCGGAGTGTTGCTGTTTGATGCCGCACTTAGCACCGGCAGTGTGCCGGATGAACCCGGCGGTGGCACCGTGGTATGGGTCAACCGCTGGGGCGGGCGGCGCTATATTGCTGACGTGGAGGTGCGCGAGGACGGAGGCACCCCCGGTTTCCTTCAGGCTATCCGCACAGCGCTGTGCATCAGACTGAAGGATCAGATGAATGGACCCGGACAATATATGGTCGTCCGGGAGCAGGAGCTATGCCGGAAGCTGCTCGCGGAGCTTGCGCAGATTCCTGGCTGCTCTGTACTAGCAGGCGCGCAAGCTGAGCGCCACGGGATCATCTCCTTCACGCTGAAGGAGATCCACTACAATCTCGCCGTCCGCCTGCTGAATGACCGCTTCGGTATTCAAGCGCGCGGAGGCTGCTCCTGCGCCGGCCCGTACGGCCATCAGCTGCTCGGGCTGGACCCTGCGGATTCGCAGGCGTTCATCCAGGCGATCCTCGCAGGTGACCAGTCACTGAAGCCGGGCTGGGTCCGCCTGTCCCTGCACCCGGTCATGACTGACCGGGAGGTGGAGCATATGGCCTTCGCCGTCCGTTCCATCGTCAGCCGCATCGGCGAATGGAGCAGCGACTACCGCTATAATCCTGCCACCAACAGCTGGCTTCACTCCGGGGATACCAGGGAACCTGGCGGCGAGATCCGCGAATTATTCTCTCTGTAG
- a CDS encoding TVP38/TMEM64 family protein: MFFLDIMSWLTEERLRTLLEQYRSLGPLPGVGLTFMKSFVPPLPTIAIVGLNGAVYGLWLGFLYSWIGLVAGCVTTFLIIRKIGSHRYLRKWAERPKVAKSMTWVRQSGFSYVFLLSLFPVGPFVVINMAAGLAAMRLRSYLIALCAGKAIMVFAVSYIGNDVDRFIRHPGEMVYVLLFIGVSLWGVKAIESRFARMARERESSSKPLQRE, translated from the coding sequence ATGTTCTTTTTAGATATAATGTCATGGCTGACCGAGGAGCGGCTGCGGACGCTGCTGGAGCAGTACCGCTCGCTCGGGCCGCTGCCCGGAGTGGGTCTTACCTTCATGAAATCATTCGTGCCGCCGCTGCCGACCATCGCGATTGTGGGGCTTAACGGAGCAGTATACGGCTTATGGCTCGGGTTCCTGTATTCCTGGATCGGTCTTGTAGCGGGGTGTGTAACTACCTTCCTGATTATCCGTAAAATCGGCAGCCACCGCTACCTGCGCAAATGGGCCGAGCGGCCCAAGGTCGCCAAAAGCATGACCTGGGTCCGCCAGAGCGGGTTCAGCTATGTTTTTCTGCTCAGTCTGTTTCCGGTAGGGCCATTCGTAGTCATCAATATGGCTGCCGGGCTTGCTGCCATGCGTCTTCGCTCCTATCTGATTGCCCTCTGCGCCGGCAAAGCCATTATGGTATTCGCGGTCTCCTACATCGGCAATGATGTGGACCGGTTCATCCGTCATCCGGGAGAGATGGTCTACGTGCTGCTGTTTATCGGGGTGTCGCTGTGGGGGGTTAAGGCGATTGAGTCCAGATTCGCCCGGATGGCCCGGGAACGGGAATCAAGCAGCAAACCGCTACAGAGAGAATAA
- a CDS encoding ATP-binding protein codes for MKPFDYSLLAKRTLALLCICLLAASALVPLLDNSASECTSRNPGYIDLSTCTFDDSAVFPLDGEWEFYWQQLLDPQENLSRTAEAPAYLTVPGTWTPRTEASGFSRYGYATYRLLVQLPPDIPAFALKVTSIRFASLVFVNGNLLEGSGIPGISRQNTEPRNNPYSLTFSAKNNKAEILIHVSNFTYTNGGIAESIRIGTPAAIGAMDQRNSTYDIFLVAGFAFIGLYFFGQGLQRKEDNSSLQLAMYCFTIALYMMTHSEKLLFEYFPSISYEGFSKLQAMSSVIGFYFVSSYTYSLFPSLYSRLFRWITLIYSLGFCLIVLTSTITVYSRVASILLIFSLISACYTFYVMAKAAWRRETGSYYLLIGVVAAIMFTSSLSANLFLGTGLYAIPPVSGPIFVLAEGLFLSARHAHAYQTIKQLSLQLERKDRDKDEFLLKTSTQLRTPLNAIINISLSMYEGAGGPLTPSQREDMRLILGTGRRLAFLVRDILDYEQIKRQRITLHWGAVDIQGVAKIVIEVFQFLNKNGEIRIKNRIPPGAFLVQADEQRLMQILYNLMDNALKFTDRGSVIIEAAQLDDSISVTVTDTGRGIPQEQLESIFRDYEQVNEADSLETGGLGLGLAITRKLVELHGGKITVSSTLGRGSSFTFTLPARQADAAVKEEPEDRQLLLRPVQSPPEAVDEEWKYRTTLVTHSTGQAGPYAPRILIVDDDYANLKALTNLLSLENYTISSMGSGNDALALLAEDRDFDLCIIDVMMPGMSGLELCRRIRQTYTPLDLPILMATAGQQLHFNEAAFRAGANDFIHKPYAWSDLKGRVNTLVQLRRSVSDRLSSEIAMLRAQIKPHFLYNAINTIIWMSTRNNEKTRHLLYDLSHFLRGSFDFSNQETAIPFEKELELIEAYLSLEQARFGKRLNAQYNIEVSEFSLPPLIVQPIVENAVRHGLMERIDGGTVILSTRQEGNSILITVADNGKGMSDEQLSSWMNEGYRSPHGEGTGIGLRNINRRLLTQFGYPLVISRGSNGGIEVLITIPWKDEVS; via the coding sequence ATGAAACCATTTGATTATAGTCTGCTGGCCAAAAGAACGCTCGCCCTGCTGTGCATCTGCCTGCTTGCCGCATCTGCCCTGGTACCCTTGCTCGACAACTCCGCTTCTGAATGTACTAGCCGGAATCCCGGTTATATAGATTTGTCCACATGTACCTTCGATGATTCTGCTGTCTTCCCGCTGGATGGAGAATGGGAATTCTACTGGCAACAACTGCTGGACCCGCAGGAGAACCTCTCCAGGACTGCGGAAGCGCCAGCTTATTTGACCGTGCCCGGGACTTGGACCCCGCGTACTGAAGCTAGCGGATTCTCCCGTTATGGGTATGCCACTTACCGTCTGCTGGTCCAGCTCCCGCCGGATATCCCCGCCTTTGCGCTCAAGGTAACCAGCATCCGCTTTGCCAGTCTGGTATTTGTGAACGGCAACCTTCTGGAGGGAAGTGGAATACCGGGCATATCCCGTCAGAACACTGAACCGCGGAATAACCCGTATTCTCTTACCTTCAGCGCCAAGAACAATAAGGCTGAGATTCTGATTCACGTGTCCAACTTCACTTATACCAACGGAGGAATTGCCGAGTCTATCCGGATTGGCACTCCTGCTGCTATAGGAGCCATGGACCAGCGCAACAGCACCTACGATATATTTCTGGTGGCAGGTTTTGCTTTTATCGGACTCTACTTCTTCGGACAGGGGTTGCAGCGTAAGGAGGATAACTCTTCCCTACAATTGGCCATGTATTGCTTCACTATTGCCCTCTACATGATGACACACAGCGAGAAGCTGCTTTTTGAATACTTCCCTTCGATCTCTTACGAGGGATTCAGCAAGCTGCAGGCGATGTCTAGTGTGATCGGATTCTATTTCGTATCCAGCTATACCTATTCCCTGTTTCCTTCTCTCTATTCCCGGCTTTTCCGGTGGATTACCCTTATTTATTCACTAGGCTTCTGCCTGATTGTCCTTACAAGTACAATTACTGTTTACTCCCGCGTCGCAAGTATACTGCTGATTTTCAGCCTCATCTCCGCCTGCTATACCTTCTATGTTATGGCGAAGGCTGCCTGGCGGCGGGAGACCGGTTCTTATTATTTGCTCATCGGTGTAGTCGCTGCGATCATGTTCACCTCCTCGCTCTCCGCCAACCTGTTTCTGGGCACAGGACTATATGCTATCCCTCCGGTGTCCGGCCCCATCTTCGTTCTTGCCGAGGGTTTGTTTCTGTCTGCACGGCATGCACATGCCTATCAGACGATCAAGCAGCTCTCCCTTCAGCTCGAACGCAAGGACAGGGACAAGGATGAGTTCCTGCTCAAGACTTCGACCCAGCTGCGTACACCGCTGAATGCTATCATCAATATCTCACTGTCTATGTATGAGGGCGCCGGCGGGCCGCTTACCCCTTCACAGCGTGAGGATATGCGGCTGATCCTCGGAACCGGAAGACGGCTGGCCTTCCTGGTCAGGGATATCCTAGATTATGAACAGATCAAGCGGCAGCGCATCACCCTGCACTGGGGTGCTGTGGATATTCAGGGCGTTGCGAAAATTGTAATTGAAGTCTTCCAGTTTCTAAATAAAAACGGTGAGATCCGTATCAAGAACCGCATTCCGCCGGGTGCGTTCCTGGTCCAGGCCGATGAACAGCGGCTGATGCAGATCCTCTACAACCTGATGGATAATGCGCTGAAATTCACCGATCGCGGCAGCGTGATTATTGAGGCCGCTCAGCTGGATGATTCCATATCGGTTACGGTCACCGATACCGGCCGGGGCATTCCCCAGGAACAGCTGGAGAGCATCTTCCGTGATTATGAGCAGGTTAACGAAGCCGATTCGCTGGAGACTGGTGGACTGGGCCTGGGTCTGGCCATTACCCGTAAGCTTGTAGAATTGCACGGGGGAAAGATTACCGTGTCCTCCACGCTTGGCCGCGGAAGCAGCTTCACCTTCACACTCCCCGCCAGGCAGGCTGACGCTGCCGTTAAGGAGGAGCCGGAAGACCGTCAGCTACTGCTTAGACCGGTGCAGTCGCCTCCGGAAGCTGTCGATGAAGAGTGGAAGTACAGAACCACCCTAGTAACACACTCCACCGGACAGGCTGGCCCCTACGCTCCCCGCATTCTGATTGTGGATGACGATTATGCCAATCTGAAGGCGCTGACCAACCTGCTGTCGCTGGAGAATTATACGATCTCCAGTATGGGCAGCGGCAATGACGCACTGGCACTGCTTGCAGAGGACCGTGATTTCGACCTCTGCATCATCGATGTCATGATGCCGGGAATGTCGGGCCTAGAGCTGTGCAGGAGGATCCGCCAGACTTACACGCCTCTGGATCTGCCGATCCTGATGGCCACTGCCGGACAGCAGCTTCACTTCAATGAGGCGGCCTTCCGTGCCGGAGCTAACGACTTCATCCATAAGCCTTATGCCTGGAGCGATCTCAAGGGGCGCGTCAATACCCTGGTACAGCTGAGACGATCGGTATCCGACCGGCTAAGTTCGGAGATCGCGATGCTGCGCGCGCAGATCAAACCGCATTTTCTCTACAATGCCATTAATACGATCATCTGGATGAGCACACGCAACAATGAGAAAACCCGGCATTTGTTGTACGATTTGAGCCACTTTCTGCGCGGCAGCTTTGATTTCAGCAATCAGGAAACGGCGATTCCGTTTGAGAAGGAGCTTGAACTGATTGAGGCTTATCTGTCACTGGAGCAGGCCCGTTTCGGGAAACGGCTGAATGCCCAATATAATATTGAAGTCAGTGAATTCTCATTGCCGCCGCTGATTGTGCAGCCGATCGTGGAGAATGCCGTACGCCACGGACTGATGGAGAGGATTGATGGCGGAACCGTAATCCTCTCCACCAGACAGGAAGGCAATTCCATCCTCATTACTGTCGCCGATAACGGTAAGGGAATGAGCGATGAGCAGCTCTCCTCCTGGATGAACGAGGGCTACCGTTCTCCACATGGAGAAGGCACCGGAATCGGCCTGCGGAATATCAACCGCCGGCTGCTGACACAGTTCGGCTATCCG